The DNA sequence GAGATCAACGTGCTGCAGCAGCTGACCGAATCAACCGCACGGCCCTACGCCGTGGTGCTGGGCGGATCCAAGGTCTCCGACAAGCTGGGCGTGATCAAGTCGCTGGCCACCAAGGCCGACAGCATCGTGATCGGCGGCGGCATGTGCTTCACCTTCCTGGCCGCCCAAGGCCTTCAGGTCGGAACCTCGCTGCTGGAGGCCGACATGGTAGACACCTGCCGGCAACTGCTGGATGACTACGCCGATGTGCTGCGGTTGCCGGTGGACATCGTCGTCGCCGACAAGTTCGACGCCGCCGCCACCGGCGAGACCGTCGACGCCGACGCCATTCCAGACGGCAAGATGGGCCTGGACATCGGCCCCGGCTCGGTGGAGCGGTTCGCCGCGCTGCTGGGCAATGCCAAGACCATCTTCTGGAACGGCCCGATGGGCGTGTTCGAGTTCCCGGCCTTCGAAGCAGGCACCAGGGGAGTGGCCGAGGCGATCGCAGCCGCCACCGCCAAGGGCGCCTTCAGCGTCGTCGGCGGGGGCGACTCTGCCGCGGCGGTACGGGCGCTGGGCCTGCCGGAGGATGGTTTCTCGCACATCTCCACCGGCGGTGGGGCGTCCCTGGAATACCTTGAGGGCAAATCACTCCCGGGTCTGCAGGTCTTAGAAACCGGATCGGAAAACGGAGGGTCGCAATGAGTCGCAAGCCGTTGATCGCCGGCAACTGGAAGATGAACCTCAACCACTTCGAGGCCATCGCACTGGTGCAGAAGGTGGCTTTTGCGCTGCCGGACAAGTACTTCGATCACGTCGATGTGACGGTCCTGCCGCCCTTCACCGACCTGCGCAGCGTGCAGACCCTGGTCGACGGGGACAAGCTGCGGCTGACTTTCGGCGCCCAGGACGTCTCGCAGCACGACGCGGGCGCCTACACCGGCGAGGTCAGCGGTGCGTTCCTGGCCAAGCTGGGTTGCACCTTCGTCGTCGTCGGGCACTCCGAGCGTCGTAGCTACCACGGTGAGGACGACGCACTGGTTGCCGCGAAAGCCGCTGCTGCCCTCAAGCACGGCCTGACCCCGATCATCTGCATCGGCGAGCACCTGGAGATCCGGGAGGCCGGCAGCCACGTCGAGCATTGCTTGGAGCAGTTGCGCGGCTCGCTGGCCGGGCTGAGTGCCGAGCAGATCGGTGCGAGTGTCATCGCCTACGAACCAGTGTGGGCCATTGGCACCGGCCGGGTGGCCGGCGCGGCCGACGCGCAGGAGGTCTGCGCGGCCGTGCGCGCGGAATTGGGCAAGCTCGCCTCGCCCAAGATCGCCGACACCGTCCGGGTGCTCTACGGCGGTTCGGTCAACGCCAAGAACGTCGGAGAACTCATCGGCCAGCCCGACGTGGATGGCGGCTTGGTCGGCGGAGCCTCGCTGGACGGTGAGCAGTTCGCGATGCTGGCGGCGCTGGCCGCCGGCGGGCCCCTCCCTTGACCCGGCGCCGGGGCCGGCCCCGGGCGAACGGTAGGGTAGCGGCATGATCTTGACGCTGCAGATTCTCTTGGTGATCACCAGCCTGCTGGTGATTCTGCTGGTGCTGCTGCACCGCGCCAAGGGTGGCGGCCTGTCGACCCTGTTCGGTGGCGGTGTGCAGTCCAGCCTGTCCGGCTCGACCGTGGTCGAGAAGAACCTGGACCGGCTGACCTACTTCGTCATCGCCATCTGGCTGATCTCGATCATCGCCGTCGGCCTGCTCATCAAGTACGCCTGAGCCGGGTTGGCCGTGGCACTGCGCCGCGGCCGCCCCGG is a window from the Mycobacterium sp. SVM_VP21 genome containing:
- a CDS encoding phosphoglycerate kinase — translated: MSSVKAVSELIAEGVSGRGVLVRSDLNVPLDENGKITDAGRIIASVPTLRALVDAGAKVVVTAHLGRPKGGPDPKLSLAPVAAALGEQLGRHVQLAGDVVGTDALARAEGLTDGDVLLLENIRFDPRETSKDDNERLALARALAELVAAPDGSPGAFVSDGFGVVHRKQASVYDIATLLPAYAGTLVAAEINVLQQLTESTARPYAVVLGGSKVSDKLGVIKSLATKADSIVIGGGMCFTFLAAQGLQVGTSLLEADMVDTCRQLLDDYADVLRLPVDIVVADKFDAAATGETVDADAIPDGKMGLDIGPGSVERFAALLGNAKTIFWNGPMGVFEFPAFEAGTRGVAEAIAAATAKGAFSVVGGGDSAAAVRALGLPEDGFSHISTGGGASLEYLEGKSLPGLQVLETGSENGGSQ
- the tpiA gene encoding triose-phosphate isomerase, whose protein sequence is MSRKPLIAGNWKMNLNHFEAIALVQKVAFALPDKYFDHVDVTVLPPFTDLRSVQTLVDGDKLRLTFGAQDVSQHDAGAYTGEVSGAFLAKLGCTFVVVGHSERRSYHGEDDALVAAKAAAALKHGLTPIICIGEHLEIREAGSHVEHCLEQLRGSLAGLSAEQIGASVIAYEPVWAIGTGRVAGAADAQEVCAAVRAELGKLASPKIADTVRVLYGGSVNAKNVGELIGQPDVDGGLVGGASLDGEQFAMLAALAAGGPLP
- the secG gene encoding preprotein translocase subunit SecG, with the protein product MILTLQILLVITSLLVILLVLLHRAKGGGLSTLFGGGVQSSLSGSTVVEKNLDRLTYFVIAIWLISIIAVGLLIKYA